In Flavobacterium sp. N1736, the following are encoded in one genomic region:
- a CDS encoding M949_RS01915 family surface polysaccharide biosynthesis protein: MKKLLFFLFLLVFSFSFSQKVSSSILNKEQIKQREVDGLSDFPIYKAYEYQDKGGVYELVLCENQNNISKKDILNTKIQAICGMNDHGGFLEKWRINDLTENIQAETTIWFWTKYCSTKDLDGDGYIEPVIVYGTRDENSDIRRVKIITVYKNQKYVIRAVECDLDYCRSFKKDKNWNSLPQKIKMYVDNLVAKIRKEQGLLLKDG, from the coding sequence ATGAAAAAACTGCTTTTCTTTTTATTTCTTTTAGTTTTCTCTTTTAGCTTTTCGCAGAAAGTATCCAGTTCTATTTTAAATAAAGAACAAATAAAACAACGTGAAGTTGATGGTTTGTCTGATTTTCCTATTTATAAAGCATATGAATATCAGGATAAAGGCGGAGTTTATGAGTTGGTTTTGTGCGAAAATCAAAATAACATTTCTAAAAAAGACATTCTTAACACTAAGATTCAGGCGATTTGTGGCATGAACGATCATGGCGGTTTTCTTGAAAAATGGAGAATTAATGATCTTACTGAAAATATTCAAGCAGAAACTACAATCTGGTTCTGGACAAAATACTGTAGTACCAAAGATCTTGATGGCGATGGTTATATTGAACCTGTAATTGTTTACGGAACAAGAGATGAAAATAGTGATATAAGACGTGTAAAAATTATTACTGTATACAAAAATCAAAAGTATGTAATTCGTGCTGTCGAATGTGACTTAGACTATTGTAGAAGTTTTAAAAAAGATAAAAATTGGAATTCGCTTCCGCAGAAAATAAAAATGTATGTTGATAATTTGGTGGCAAAAATAAGAAAGGAACAAGGGTTGTTGTTAAAAGATGGGTAG
- a CDS encoding GNAT family N-acetyltransferase, whose protein sequence is MNTDFNSNFSDKTILEDDLVLLRPLQESDVDNLLEISINEPETWKYSLVGAEGKENLINYIQSAIKARETQKEFPFIVFDKKSQKYAGSTRFYDINLEYKTLQLGYTWYGSAFRGTGLNKHCKFLLLQFAFETLELERVEFRADNNNERSIAAMKSIGCKVEGVLRSIMPTRNGDIRRDSIVLSILKNEWFDAVKENLKQKL, encoded by the coding sequence ATGAATACAGATTTCAATTCCAATTTCTCAGATAAGACTATTTTAGAAGACGATTTAGTTTTATTGCGTCCTTTGCAAGAATCAGATGTCGACAATTTATTAGAAATCTCCATCAACGAACCAGAAACCTGGAAATATTCATTAGTCGGAGCAGAGGGAAAAGAGAATTTGATTAATTATATTCAATCAGCTATAAAAGCGAGAGAAACCCAAAAGGAATTTCCGTTTATAGTTTTCGATAAAAAATCTCAAAAATATGCAGGTTCAACACGTTTTTACGATATAAATTTAGAATATAAAACCCTGCAATTAGGATATACTTGGTACGGATCTGCTTTTAGAGGAACCGGACTTAACAAACATTGTAAATTTTTATTACTTCAATTTGCTTTCGAAACCCTCGAATTGGAGCGCGTAGAATTCCGTGCCGATAATAACAACGAACGCAGCATCGCCGCCATGAAAAGCATAGGCTGCAAAGTCGAAGGCGTTTTGCGAAGTATTATGCCAACCAGGAATGGAGACATTCGTCGTGATTCTATTGTTTTAAGTATCCTGAAAAACGAATGGTTTGATGCCGTAAAAGAAAACTTAAAGCAAAAGCTTTAA